The genomic DNA TTAAATAACTTTGATGGGGTTCAAATTTCTTATGATGGATTGCCAGAAATTCAAAATAAAAATCGCCCCACACTAAACTGTAAAAATTCTAATGAGATTGTTGAGAAAAATATTGAATATTTTGATAAAAATAAATTTAAATATCATATTAGATCAACATTATTACCAAGAGATTTTAAAAAAATACCAGAAATAATTGATTATTGCTTTACTAAATTTAAGAATTTATCATTGATTAATGTTGAACCAGTATTTAACAAAGGTAGAGCTGAAAATATGAATATATTGTCTTATAATAATAAGTTAGATTTTATTAATTCTTTTGAAGAAGCATGGAAATTGATTTATAAAAAGAACTACAAAGGAATAATAAAAACTCATTATTTACAGGCTCCATCTGGAAAACAATATTATTGTTCTTCAAGCATAGGAAAAGGCTATTATTTAAACGAAGAAGGATGGATAATGAGTTGTTCTGAAAAATTACCTTTATCTGATTATGCAATTGGCTTTGTAGACAAATTAGATATTAAATATGTTAAAACTTCTCAACAATATTTTTTACCTCATGAAGAATTGATTAATTCATGTAAAGCATGTTTTGCTTTCTTTCATTGCAAGGGAGGATGCCCCATGCTAATAAAAAAAGATAAAAATGGACTAATAGATGAGGTAAGTAGAGCAAGTTGTGAACTAACAAGGAATTTTATTGAAAGGGCAATAGACAATTTTTTGAAAAAAGAAAAATATTGTGAATATAAAGCTGAAGAATATAAAATATCTGATGAAAAAAAAGGTTTTATTGAGAAGATAATAAAAGTATTTATTGAATAGTGTAAAATGAGTCTTGCATCGTGCCTTTTTTAAAAATATATATTTATTTATTTTAAAAAGAAGGGAGGAATAAAATTGATAAAAGAATATGTAAAGCCAATGATTGAAGAAATAACAGAAGATGAATTATTAGCTTTTGAAGCAGATGCACTTTCTTGCAGTTTCTGCAAACCTATCTGTAATTTTTGTGGTGTAAATTTCTGATATTAAATTTATAATATAAAAAAAGAATAATCGGATTTAATGAGGCAGATGCAGGGCTCTATATAAAATTATTAATAACATTGTAGTGAAAAATTGAAAAAGTAAAAATCAAATCCAAAAGGAGGTTGTTAATATTGTATACTAAAAGTCCTGATATAATTGAAAATGAAATAGAAAATGAAATAATTATATTTGATAATAAAAATAAAAAATACTATATGCTTAATGAAATAGCAACTATTATATGGAAAAAAATATTTGATATTAGTGAAACTAAAATATTAGCTGAGTATATCTATAATTTAATTGATAATAAAGAAAATTTAAATATTAAAAACATTGAAGATGATGTACAAAGTACAATAAATACTTTTATTAAAAATAAACTGTTACTAAAAGAAAAGAATGAATTATTAAATATTAGCTCTGAAAATAACTAAAGGAGAATATAATTAAGAAAATGAAAGCTAAAAAAAGAGATGGGTTTATTAACTTTTATGAAAACGAATTTATCTCATCTAAGGTTATGATAATATTGTTTTCAGGATTATCATACATAATAAGCATAATTGTTTACATAAAAGCAGAAATAATAAGAAATATAATTGATTTTATGGGCAAAAATGATATCCAAAAAAGGATATCTTGGTTATGTACATTAATTATATTAGTTTTTATAATGGAATGTTTATTGAAATATTTGTATATTAGGATTAAATATAAAGTAAAATTTGATATACTTCAAATGGCTGAAGAAAAGTTGGTAAAAAGAAATAGTTTATGCCAAAAATGGATAGATACTGAACTACAATTAACTGATAAATATAATATAATCAGAGATGAGCTTGAACAAGCAACGGATGAATATTTAAATACTTTTGTTCTTATTTATTCTAATATATTTTCATTGCTCACTGGTATTATATACTCATTAAATATTAGTATAAATGTTACAATTGTTATATTAAGTTTATGTGTTGTTTTTCCAATCATAGGTTTTATAATAAAAGATAAAATAGAAAAAAATCAAATAAATGTAGTTGTTAAAACTGGAAAATTCAAGAATTTGATCATAAATATGATAGAAAATATTGAAGTAATCAGATCTTTTTTGAATATAAAAAAATTATTACTATATATAGAAAATGAAAACAAAAATCTTCAAAAAGAATACATTAAAAATCAAAAATTATTTTCAATGGTAAATTCATTCCAAAACATGGTTAGTTATTCATCAATTGTATTTATAATAATTGCTTCTATGTTTCTAATATACAAAAAAGATATAAATATCGGAGATATCTATGCTTTATTAACTGTTGCAACAACAATTAATAATAAAGCATTCGTTCTAATTAATAGTTTTAATAGGATTCCTATTATAAAAGGTTTAATGACTCGAATTTTAAATTATTATAAACTTTCTATTTATGAACCTAAGATTTTTAAAGAAGATATAAAAGAAAATATAGATAAAAATATTTCTATTAAAATTAACGGAATATCTTACAAATATAAAGACAAAGATGCATATGTACTTGATAATTTTTCAAAAGTATTTACAAAAGGGAAAGTTCATGTTATTACAGGTGAATCAGGATGTGGGAAGAGTACGTTACTTAAACTGATTGCTAATTTATTACCAATAGAAAAAGGGACAATAGAGGTTTTTGGTTATGATATAAGTATGGTAGATAGAAATAAATTATGGGACTATATTGAATATATTCCGCAAAATTTATACTTTATTGATGGGACAATAGAAAAAAATATTACTTTATTTCAGGTGAGTGATAAAGAAAGATTAAGTAAAGCTTTAAAAAAATCTTGTTTAGAAAAAACTATTGAAAGATACAAAGAAGGAATTAATACTAATATATTATCGGATGGATATCCTCTTTCAACAGGAGAGAAAAAGAAAGTATGTTTGGCAAGAGCAATATATAATGAAAAACCTATTTGGCTTCTTGATGAAACAATAAATGGTATTGATATTGTTGATACACAAATTATAGTTAAAAATTTAAAAGACTTAGCAAAAGAAAAGAATTTGACAATAATTATTGTTTCACATAATCAAGATCTGATTAAGATGTGTGATGAAATTCATCCATTTTTGATTGCCAGAATGGAGGCAGAAAGTAATGTTACAAAAAGTACTTAATGAATTAAAATACTTGTACAGCAGGTATTATAATGATTCAAGTTTAAGAATGACACTTTTTGTTTATACTTTACTTTATATATTTGTCTATTGGATGGGTACTTACCTTTATTCTTTTTTTAGTAAAATTTTAATGGATAATTTACACCTGAGAAATACAGAAAAAATGATGATGTTATCTTCATTATGGATTTTAATAATAATAATTATGACTTTATTATTGTATATATTTCCTATTTATTCAATAAAATCAAATTATAAGGTATATTATATTTTATTATCAAAAATATTTATTAAACTTATTAAAACACCATTTAATGTATACATCTCAGTATTTTCGAATATTACAGACATACTTCAACGTATGATAAACGATTTAAACAATATTATAAATGCAAGTTTTAGAATTGTTAATTCAATTACAGGTATTGTTATATTGTTATTTGTAACTATTTGGGGACTTATTATTTCTCCATTTGTAATGATTTTTTTAATTATATGCTCAATATTCCAAATATCAGTTGAAAATATTTTAAATAATAAAATTGAAAGTAGTATTTCAAATCAAAGAAACTTACAAACAGATACTTTTCAATTATTATATAATTTAATTATTAA from Caldicellulosiruptoraceae bacterium PP1 includes the following:
- a CDS encoding radical SAM protein translates to MDLISYEIKKNIFYLPTKGLVIIFKNNVNKIEKIRLMRDISKEYGNIFEMETLPKINEVKFRANYIVIFPTSNCNLKCVYCYYESGGENSIQLSEKQVDNILKKLVQNSILLSRGEERKRKMTLMIAGGGEPTYNKEFFYYIVERFKDLANKYNIEKELYLITNGIFDYDIAEYILNNFDGVQISYDGLPEIQNKNRPTLNCKNSNEIVEKNIEYFDKNKFKYHIRSTLLPRDFKKIPEIIDYCFTKFKNLSLINVEPVFNKGRAENMNILSYNNKLDFINSFEEAWKLIYKKNYKGIIKTHYLQAPSGKQYYCSSSIGKGYYLNEEGWIMSCSEKLPLSDYAIGFVDKLDIKYVKTSQQYFLPHEELINSCKACFAFFHCKGGCPMLIKKDKNGLIDEVSRASCELTRNFIERAIDNFLKKEKYCEYKAEEYKISDEKKGFIEKIIKVFIE
- a CDS encoding ATP-binding cassette domain-containing protein, yielding MKAKKRDGFINFYENEFISSKVMIILFSGLSYIISIIVYIKAEIIRNIIDFMGKNDIQKRISWLCTLIILVFIMECLLKYLYIRIKYKVKFDILQMAEEKLVKRNSLCQKWIDTELQLTDKYNIIRDELEQATDEYLNTFVLIYSNIFSLLTGIIYSLNISINVTIVILSLCVVFPIIGFIIKDKIEKNQINVVVKTGKFKNLIINMIENIEVIRSFLNIKKLLLYIENENKNLQKEYIKNQKLFSMVNSFQNMVSYSSIVFIIIASMFLIYKKDINIGDIYALLTVATTINNKAFVLINSFNRIPIIKGLMTRILNYYKLSIYEPKIFKEDIKENIDKNISIKINGISYKYKDKDAYVLDNFSKVFTKGKVHVITGESGCGKSTLLKLIANLLPIEKGTIEVFGYDISMVDRNKLWDYIEYIPQNLYFIDGTIEKNITLFQVSDKERLSKALKKSCLEKTIERYKEGINTNILSDGYPLSTGEKKKVCLARAIYNEKPIWLLDETINGIDIVDTQIIVKNLKDLAKEKNLTIIIVSHNQDLIKMCDEIHPFLIARMEAESNVTKST